A single region of the Podospora pseudopauciseta strain CBS 411.78 chromosome 1, whole genome shotgun sequence genome encodes:
- a CDS encoding hypothetical protein (COG:O; EggNog:ENOG503NXJ7), with protein sequence MAFIDSALVLQGVRIVARQATETVVSTALSSTINPSPTTDITNSPTDSPTVQPSLTSLTSSTSPEATPSPSPQPSPGGNNSSPLLFFVALGFGVVFTNLWIIVGVKYCFRYNARNRQMRMNEDGEPINMENMPRPHRRRREKKLMTIDEVNEKFPMLKYKTWVASRAQEGLPTRGGVSSPSRPNSVRDAEGVISELPNKERMSTEERPTTSATAPAAEATAKNETAATPESTTAAAQTEKPGKHASKESTSSSIGGPQPRISTDRERGGGDDGARDADAGTLHKASTQGAHDDDEEDDEHIDAAIPPECMGTSGDTCAICIDTLEDDDDVRGLTCGHAFHAVCLDPWLTSRRACCPLCKADYYTPKPRPPGAEGPDGATVIAISLVDSRSNRMNMPNRPRRTFFGLLGSDNRSEREMYASNRHRHDNRTRSSRARDNRRGNRTRAPASPAPVSESQASSGGWFSNMRTAISRLPRGRQQNTDSQTIPPASGANPAVTPSQLEAGVQRS encoded by the exons ATGGCCTTCATTGATTCTGCCTTGGTGTTGCAAGGCGTTCGGATAGTTGCCAGACAAGCAACCGAGACCGTGGTATCGACCGCATTGTCATCAACAATCAACCCATCGCCCACCACGGACATCACCAACTCACCAACGGACTCGCCCACCGTCCAACCCTCTTTGACCTCTCTCACATCATCGACCTCACCCGAAGCGACTCCGAGTCCGTCTCCGCAGCCATCGCCGGGAGGTAATAATTCCTCGCCGTTGCTGTTTTTTGTAGCGCTGGGCTTTGGTGTCGTCTTCACCAATCTCTG GATTATCGTTGGGGTCAAGTACTGCTTCAGATACAATGCCCGTAACCGTCAAATGCGGATGAATGAAGATGGCGAACCAATCAACATGGAGAACATGCCTCGCCCGCATCGTCGCCGGCGCGAAAAGAAATTGATGACCATCGATGAGGTCAACGAAAAATTTCCGATGCTCAAGTACAAGACGTGGGTTGCAAGCCGAGCGCAGGAAGGACTACCTACCCGCGGCGGTGTTTCAAGCCCCAGTCGCCCAAACAGTGTCCGCGATGCCGAAGGTGTGATTTCCGAGCTTCCTAATAAGGAGCGCATGTCTACCGAGGAGCGACCAACAACGAGCGCAACcgcaccagcagcagaagcgACAGCGAAAAACGAAACGGCCGCAACTCCCGAGTCAACGACGGCGGCTGCCCAGACCGAGAAGCCCGGAAAACATGCTTCAAAGGAAAGCACCTCGAGTTCGATAGGTGGGCCTCAGCCAAGGATATCCACGGATAGGGAACGGGGTGGGGGCGATGATGGAGCTCGGGATGCTGATGCCGGAACTCTCCATAAAGCGTCGACCCAAGGCGCacatgatgacgatgaggaagatgatgagcaCATTGATGCTGCCATCCCACCCGAATGCATGGGGACCTCGGGAGACACGTGTGCTATTTGCATCGACACTCtcgaagacgacgatgacgTGCGCGGCTTGACTTGTGGCCATGCTTTCCACGCTGTTTGCTTGGACCCGTGGCTCACGAGCAGGAGGGCATGCTGCCCATTGTGCAAGGCTGATTATTACACTCCTAAGCCACGACCTCCAGGCGCCGAGGGTCCCGACGGGGCCACGGTGATCGCCATCAGCCTCGTTGATTCGCGCTCGAACCGGATGAACATGCCCAATCGGCCACGGCGCACCTTCTTTGGTCTTCTGGGCTCTGACAACCGGAGCGAGAGAGAAATGTATGCCAGCAACAGACATAGGCATGATAACCGAACACGATCCTCCCGTGCTCGCGATAACAGGCGAGGGAACAGGACTCGTGCGCCAGCGAGTCCTGCTCCAGTGTCGGAGAGCCAGGCTAGCAGCGGCGGTTGGTTCTCCAACATGAGAACAGCTATTTCGAGACTTCCAAGAGGGCGGCAGCAAAACACCGACAGCCAGACTATCCCACCAGCATCGGGGGCCAACCCGGCTGTGACACCATCCCAGCTTGAAGCTGGAGTACAGAGATCATGA
- a CDS encoding hypothetical protein (EggNog:ENOG503Q4JK; COG:S), with product MSSIGPQLPPHLQKRKRIPEDDGLLASPPPKVSRRDNDDEIPLDDDSDDGFGPGAPPTTKPSIGPSLPPSENLSNPLNPAVTKPSIGPSRSPVGPTLPPTNNDEITLDDSDSDSPGPALPPSSKPSPPPRRVLGPAPPPAPLSTRPTTNPDSDSDSDDDYCPALPDSVPSRPTPQGSSLSAYTEPETAPKRDSWMIAPPTETSYRAPDPTKLKARKFNTGPRAVTESKSSSGVSSIWTETPEEKRRRLANAVLGRDDPSNTPQQPIGPSAGPSKRTAEDEARIKSYTEQTRGKSLVEQHQARKAERKAKSGSGKEDEEEDDPSKRAFSWEKDMKVGGVVSGKQKRELLNKAANFGGRFQKGSYL from the coding sequence ATGTCTTCCATTGGACCCCAGTTACCACCACATCTTCAAAAGCGCAAGCGCATACCAGAAGACGACGGCCTCCTagcatctcctccacccaaaGTCTCGCGACGTGACAACGATGATGAAATACCCCTAGATGACGACTCCGACGATGGGTTTGGTCCCGGCGCACCACCTACCACAAAGCCATCAATAGGACCGTCGCTCCCCCCATCAGAAAATCTATCAAATCCGCTCAATCCCGCCGTCACAAAGCCATCCATCGGTCCCTCCCGTTCACCAGTAGGaccaaccctcccaccaacaAACAACGACGAGATCACCCTCGACGACTCCGATTCCGACTCCCCAGGCCCAGCCCTCCCACCCTCATCAAaaccatcccctccaccccgtCGAGTCCTCGGCCCcgctcctcccccagcaccCCTCTCAACTcgcccaaccaccaaccccgatTCCGACTCGGACTCAGACGACGACTACTGCCCCGCCCTCCCCGACTCCGTCCCCTCCCGCCCAACCCCCCAGGGTTCCTCCCTATCTGCCTACACGGAACCAGAAACGGCCCCTAAACGCGACTCCTGGATGATAGCCCCTCCAACAGAAACCTCTTACCGCGCCCCAGACCCAACCAAGCTTAAAGCCCGCAAATTCAACACGGGCCCCCGCGCCGTCACAGAATCCAAGTCTTCCTCCGGGGTATCCTCAATATGGACCGAGACCCCTGAGGAAAAGCGTCGTCGCCTCGCCAATGCCGTGCTAGGTAGAGACGACCCATCCAAcacccctcaacaacccatcGGTCCATCAGCCGGGCCGTCAAAACGGACGGCGGAGGATGAAGCCAGAATCAAGTCTTATACCGAGCAAACGAGGGGTAAGAGTCTGGTGGAGCAGCACCAGGCTAGGAAGGCTGAAAGAAAGGCAaagagtgggagtgggaaggaagatgaggaagaagatgacccGAGCAAGAGGGCTTTTAGCTGGGAGAAGGACATGAaggttggtggggtggtgagcgGGAAGCAGAAGAGGGAGTTGTTGAACAAGGCGGCGaattttggggggaggtttCAGAAGGGGAGTTACCTCTGA
- the VPS8 gene encoding Vacuolar protein sorting-associated protein 8 (EggNog:ENOG503NU9R; COG:U; BUSCO:EOG09260EOI), producing MSSSQAQGSNGPGDNMADIPELAPEADDHRLGSSSSDEETIRGERDEDYVADAAILEEEEENRPADVPIPTVEVDTSASIPNHYRGIVGASQEATSEDGSTDAIPRLAASPMGSNLSIPDDTPSAQGSVVSSMGSSVLPSFAHRPGMSPTPSFRPFDQRFQSRIASPHLSSPRPSSPAFLAGHSRTVSVSSQFLLDSGETETPSPPWEVVRWTKLRKLNSQAFSEAGKRNFGTPTCLAVTANIVMGTSKGIILVFDYNQNLKLIIGPGTKAVESGPITSIAISADHSTIAGGHSNGNIFTWDTTRAARPFLSIPHLDSTQVQRRTADGHFSNVAITHLGFLGTRHTALVSADDRGMAFSHLATRGTGALGRTVKTTRILGRYPDSKPPVGKTLKPSTVLGFSSCPLGNVEMATDGMGLTAMLTPYLLVIVSTTPIAQTQHKSARPKEVAAHSAMTGCLAWFPAVKLKVPDPVTGSQISKVKLVYCWSNVLTVLDVDEIPEDDKEKLPSLKFRARSRWTCEESIAAVQWLSRSVLTVLTISQRLIVLEDRSMRMTEAFDLMGKHIYHADLFSKQLNPLVEQLDEDDDSMHGVVADAFYMSFKAYKSRLFLLGFNDVSIGALSNWADRLIALMESGDYVGAIQLATSYYTGDANKLTVGLPEDAKLRHSMVQDKLMEIMSASLKYAFGQRQKRKDSVTDAHLQELAETCFVACQSVGDEDFVFDEMWEWYEDAEVEGIFLETLEPYILDGSITTVPPVVVKGMVTHFVSKGLESRLEELICHLNTATLDLDQITLLCKQHSLYDALLYVWNQALQDFITPLLDLLALLVPLMQNGRYSGSANPIEDDVYGVNALKIFPYLSYVLTGRVYPTGEALSEEIAQRAKAELYWLLFSGKSITWPKGSNKRLLTKPSQSQEPSFPYLRLILNFDAPSFLSALNEAFEDSFLNDSPEKQAATGSRPRDLPEEQIFGLTVDRQYIVSILMEIMNSTDYETTDTIYLDMFIARNLPKYPQYLLFPGSTLTKVLAGLCKFPGRDLAEDAQLSAEYLLSVYHPPDVNDLIPLFKEAGFYRILKRIYKNDKQYGKLIETYFDDPEDQEAVFSCIEVCLRPQAGLTRRQIQDVHQVIKRHAAQFVEIDPPMAAKTIAKVAPELHHDVLQASGEQPGLQYSYLKAILEPQTEQRRTGSPDRDMVEQYLRLMCRFDPAHVSDYVGLVQSTNLRLENLLPTMEETGVIDAAVILMAKEGQAQEAMGRLVKHLETLESALQGLLAGSEPESTTEQLHQSVEELMEALRRYILVGIWLCQGQTETVREANAGRRRQKPTLDDALSSDEALWLDLIDIAVWITKQISTALRLSPAETPSENEKPNLPLGDNDKITTLLRSLVQNTFTALLTCTSTPSPSSTTTAGMGSNLSFLRILRAFLTRAAASSPNLADLRSVLSSIFAAYAYEESILRLSNRLLERSLFVSVNEAVALRQRGWRPRGSTCEACRRRVWGPGVAGNVFEAWEEKQTVEEKKRKLRKALMSPNGDVGEDGTGGDEEEAYVGKGKGKGKAPSPRLRQEDGAVGDGDVQTAQDPREGRSDEAGAPRRREQPPLGPLVLLACRHIYHKSCLEELLAKDGQVKENEYRCPIDG from the exons ATGAGTTCGAGTCAAGCACAGGGCAGCAATGGCCCGGGAGACAATATGGCCGACATTCCAGAACTGGCCCCAGAAGCAGATGATCACAGGCTAGGGTCGAGCTCTAGCGATGAGGAGACAATAAGAGGGGAGCGTGACGAAGACTATGTTGCTGATGCCGCCATactggaggaagaggaagagaaccGGCCAGCTGACGTTCCAATACCCACTGTCGAGGTCGATACCTCTGCTTCCATACCCAACCACTATCGTGGAATTGTTGGAGCTTCACAGGAGGCTACTTCGGAAGATGGGTCGACCGATGCTATACCGCGGTTGGCGGCAAGCCCTATGGGTTCCAACCTTTCAATTCCAGATGATACTCCGTCTGCTCAG GGCTCCGTCGTTTCCTCGATGGGTAGCAGTGTCTTGCCCTCCTTCGCTCACCGACCTGGTATGAGCCCAACGCCATCTTTCAGGCCGTTTGACCAGAGATTCCAATCTCGTATTGCCTCGCCACACCTAAGCTCTCCCCGACCGTCCTCACCTGCCTTTCTTGCTGGACATAGCCGAACAGTGTCTGTGAGCAGTCAGTTTCTACTCGATTCGGGTGAAACAGAGACGCCGTCTCCGCCATGGGAGGTTGTGAGGTGGACGAAGCTCAGAAAGCTAAATAGCCAGGCTTTCTCGGAGGCAGGAAAGAGAAATTTTGGAACTCCAACCTGTCTTGCCGTCACAGCAAATATCGTGATGGGGACATCAAAGGGCATAATCCTGGTTTTTGACTATAACCAAAATCTCAAGTTGATCATTGGTCCAGGAACAAAAG CTGTTGAGTCGGGTCCTATCACATCGATTGCCATTTCGGCAGACCATAGCACTATAGCTGGTGGGCACTCTAACGGCAATATCTTTACCTGGGACACCACCCGAGCGGCGAGACCGTTTCTTAGCATACCCCATTTGGACTCAACACAAGTCCAACGCAGAACGGCCGACGGTCATTTCTCCAATGTTGCTATCACTCACTTAGGATTTCTCGGAACACGCCACACAGCACTCGTTTCGGCCGACGACAGAGGAATGGCCTTTTCACATCTCGCAACGCGGGGCACAGGAGCACTGGGAAGGACAGTGAAGACCACTCGCATTCTCGGGCGCTATCCAGACTCAAAACCACCTGTTGGAAAAACCCTCAAGCCCAGCACTGTACTAGGGTTTTCCTCATGTCCCCTTGGTAATGTCGAGATGGCTACTGACGGTATGGGCCTCACGGCGATGCTCACCCCCTATTTGCTCGTCATTGTCTCCACAACCCCTATCGCGCAAACTCAACACAAATCCGCCCGTCCAAAAGAGGTTGCAGCACACAGTGCCATGACCGGGTGCCTAGCTTGGTTTCCAGCTGTGAAGCTGAAGGTGCCGGACCCTGTTACTGGAAGTCAAATTTCCAAAGTGAAATTGGTGTACTGCTGGTCAAATGTCCTCACTGTACTAGATGTGGATGAGATACCAGAAGATGACAAAGAAAAACTCCCAAGTCTCAAATTCAGAGCACGGAGCCGATGGACGTGTGAGGAATCGATCGCGGCTGTCCAGTGGCTCAGCAGATCAGTTCTGACGGTTCTCACGATATCCCAACGGCTGATCGTGCTCGAAGATCGAAGCATGCGCATGACGGAGGCTTTTGACTTGATGGGCAAGCACATCTATCATGCAGATCTTTTTTCAAAACAGCTGAACCCACTGGTGGAACAActggatgaagatgacgacTCGATGCATGGTGTCGTTGCTGACGCGTTCTACATGAGTTTCAAGGCGTATAAAAGCCGCCTGTTTCTCCTGGGATTCAATGATGTTTCGATAGGCGCTCTGTCCAACTGGGCTGATCGCTTGATCGCGTTGATGGAATCTGGGGACTATGTGGGGGCCATCCAACTTGCCACGTCCTACTACACAGGTGATGCTAATAAGCTCACCGTCGGACTTCCAGAAGATGCAAAACTCAGACACTCTATGGTCCAGGACAAGCTGATGGAAATCATGAGCGCCTCGCTCAAGTATGCATTTGGGCAGAGACAGAAGCGGAAAGACAGCGTTACAGACGCTCATCTGCAAGAGCTGGCCGAAACCTGCTTTGTGGCTTGCCAAAGCGTCGGGGACGAGGACTTCGTCTTTGACGAGATGTGGGAATGGTACGAAGATGCCGAGGTCGAAGGCATTTTCCTTGAGACTTTGGAGCCATACATCCTCGATGGATCTATTACGACGGTCCCTCCAGTTGTGGTCAAAGGCATGGTCACCCACTTTGTGAGCAAAGGGCTCGAAAGCCGCCTGGAGGAACTGATATGTCATCTGAACACCGCGACTCTCGATTTGGACCAAATCACCCTACTTTGCAAACAACATAGCCTTTACGACGCCCTCCTATATGTCTGGAATCAAGCCCTTCAAGATTTCATTACGCCCCTCCTCGATTTGCTGGCTTTATTGGTACCATTGATGCAAAACGGCCGATATTCAGGCTCAGCAAACCCGATCGAGGATGATGTTTATGGGGTCAATGCCCTTAAGATTTTCCCATATCTTTCATATGTCCTCACGGGACGGGTGTACCCGACTGGTGAGGCCCTGTCAGAAGAGATCGCGCAGAGGGCAAAGGCTGAGCTTTATTGGCTACTCTTTTCTGGCAAAAGCATTACTTGGCCTAAGGGCAGCAACAAGCGACTCCTCACGAAGCCTTCTCAGTCGCAGGAGCCGTCGTTTCCCTACCTACGATTGATCCTTAACTTTGATGCGCCCAGCTTTCTGAGTGCCCTCAATGAAGCGTTTGAAGATTCCTTCCTCAACGATTCGCCCGAGAAGCAGGCGGCAACCGGCAGCCGACCACGAGATCTACCAGAAGAGCAAATCTTCGGGTTGACTGTAGACAGACAGTACATTGTCTCCATCCTGATGGAGATCATGAACTCGACCGACTACGAAACGACCGACACGATCTACCTTGACATGTTTATTGCGAGAAACCTCCCCAAATACCCACAATATCTGCTGTTTCCAGGCTCAACTCTTACCAAAGTGCTCGCGGGACTCTGCAAGTTTCCCGGCCGAGACCTGGCCGAGGATGCTCAGCTGAGTGCGGAATACCTGCTTTCGGTATACCATCCACCAGATGTCAATGACTTGATTCCCCTTTTCAAGGAAGCTGGATTCTATCGCATTTTGAAGCGCATCTACAAGAACGACAAGCAGTATGGGAAACTCATTGAGACTTATTTTGACGATCCCgaagaccaagaagctgTGTTTAGCTGCATTGAGGTCTGCTTACGACCGCAAGCGGGCCTTACACGGCGGCAAATACAGGATGTTCACCAAGTCATCAAACGGCACGCGGCTCAGTTTGTCGAGATCGACCCTCCCATGGCAGCCAAAACCATTGCAAAGGTTGCGCCCGAGCTGCATCATGACGTCCTTCAAGCATCTGGTGAGCAACCGGGACTGCAATATTCGTATCTCAAGGCCATCCTGGAGCCACAGACTGAACAACGTCGTACTGGGTCACCAGATCGGGATATGGTTGAGCAGTATCTGCGGCTGATGTGCAGATTTGATCCAGCACATGTGTCTGACTATGTTGGGCTGGTTCAGTCTACCAATCTACGGCTTGAAAACTTGCTTCCAACGATGGAGGAGACAGGCGTGATTGACGCGGCTGTCATACTTATGGCCAAGGAAGGTCAGGCTCAGGAGGCAATGGGTCGGTTGGTTAAGCACCTCGAAACACTAGAATCTGCTCTCCAGGGTCTGCTTGCAGGTTCTGAACCTGAATCGACCACTGAGCAGCTTCACCAGTCTGTCGAGGAGTTGATGGAGGCCTTGAGGAGGTACATCCTAGTCGGCATCTGGCTTTGCCAGGGACAGACGGAGACTGTGCGGGAAGCCAATGCTGGTCGTCGACGGCAGAAGCCTACTCTTGACGATGCACTGTCTTCTGATGAGGCTCTCTGGCTTGATCTGATTGATATCGCGGTGTGGATCACCAAGCAGATCTCTACGGCCCTCCGGTTGTCTCCGGCAGAAACTCCCTCCGAGAACGAGAAGCCCAATCTACCATTAGGCGATAACGACAAAATCACCACTCTTCTCCGCTCTCTGGTGCAAAACACTTTTACCGCACTGCTCACATGTacttcaaccccatcaccttCCTCGACCACAACTGCCGGCATGGGCAGCAACCTGTCCTTTCTCCGAATCCTCAGGGCGTTCCTCACACGTGCGgctgcctcctctcccaacttGGCCGACCTTCGCTCCGTCTTGTCGTCCATTTTTGCGGCGTATGCGTATGAAGAGTCGATCCTGCGGCTGTCCAACCGGCTTCTTGAACGGAGTTTGTTCGTCAGTGTCAACGAGGCGGTCGCGCTCCGGCAGCGAGGATGGCGACCACGAGGCTCAACCTGCGAGGCTTGCCGTCGGAGAGTGTGGGGTCCGGGGGTGGCTGGAAATGTGTTTGAAGcttgggaggagaagcaaacggtggaagagaagaagaggaaattGAGAAAGGCCCTGATGTCACCGAATGGTGATGTCGGTGAGGATGGGACAGgtggtgacgaggaagaggcttATGTTGGCAAGGGcaaagggaaaggaaaggcACCTAGTCCCAGGTTAAGACAGGAAGATGGGGCGGTCGGTGATGGCGATGTTCAGACAGCTCAGGATCCCCGAGAGGGACGGTCTGATGAGGCTGGGGCTCCtaggaggagggagcagcCACCGTTGGGGCCGTTGGTCTTGCTTGCGTGTAGACATATTTACCACAAGAGCTgcttggaggagctgttggcGAAGGATGGGCAGGTAAAGGAAAATGAGTATAGATGTCCTATTGACGGGTAG
- a CDS encoding hypothetical protein (EggNog:ENOG503NYVN; COG:S): MSITSEEEVEEDAPPLSDSPSHNDSSDSNNGSGSRHQHHNHNHDHNNGSTSPSATSHPGSDYEGEYLSESDLSEEDDDDEDDGNPNSFPPAAPFSQHTFAPPFYGRPPTPLPPSPSLTSLLRPSRPTTPDASDDEHAEPLPRARPKVPTYEYYGFVLYLFSSLLFLFYLLWSYLPSPFLHALGIYYYPNRWWSLAVPSFIVMLLVYIYVALAAYNVEILTLPMGSIETVVDEAAQVAVVDSRGRIRAVGKRGRDRGQGHRRKGSGRSNRDEEGGGGQHGGLDWREVWNEGTDAVMDVPLAGVCEVLYGYGGEEEGDGDVITRV; this comes from the coding sequence ATGTCGATAACAtccgaagaagaagtcgaagAGGACGCGCCTCCCCTCTCCGACTCACCCTCCCACAACGACTCTTCCGACTCCAACAACGGCAGCGGCAgtcgacatcaacaccacaaccacaatcaCGACCACAACAATggctcaacctccccctccgccacctcccacccaggCTCCGACTACGAAGGCGAATACCTCTCCGAGTCAGACCTatcagaagaagacgacgacgacgaagacgacggcAACCCAAATTCTTTCCCCCCTGCGGCCCCCTTTTCGCAACACACCTTCGCGCCCCCGTTCTACGGCCGTCCGCCAACACCCCtacccccatctccctctttAACATCCCTGTTGCGACCCTCCAGACCAACAACCCCCGATGCCTCGGACGACGAACACGCCGAACCACTACCTAGGGCGAGGCCAAAAGTGCCGACGTATGAATACTACGGCTTCGTGCTGTATCTCTTCTCCAGCCTCCTGTTCCTCTTTTACCTGCTCTGGAGCTACCTCCCGTCGCCGTTTCTGCACGCGTTGGGGATATACTACTACCCTAAccggtggtggtcgttgGCGGTGCCGAGTTTTATCGTCATGTTGCTGGTGTATATATACGTGGCGTTGGCGGCGTATAATGTGGAGATATTGACGTTGCCGATGGGTAGCATAGAGACCGTGGTTGATGAGGCGGCGCAGGTGGCGGTTGTGGATAGTCGGGGGAGGATAAGGGCTGTTGGGAAGCGGGGGAGGGATAGGGGGCAGGGGCATAGGAGGAAGGGGTCGGGGAGGAGTAAtagggatgaggaggggggaggggggcagcatggggggttggattgGAGGGAGGTTTGGAATGAGGGGACGGATGCGGTGATGGATGTGCCGCTGGCGGGGGTTTGTGAGGTGCTTTATGGGtatgggggggaggaagaaggggatggggatgtaATTACGAGGGTTTAA
- a CDS encoding hypothetical protein (EggNog:ENOG503Q3W5; COG:E) produces the protein MNINYLVSSISRQPAKPREPHNLFKDTSKMESPTSDASLKEQLKSTFVGKTLDQVPTPSVILDLAKLETNCNGMLEATEKLGLLWRAHIKTHKTTELTRLQVGNDKSTPVNIVVSTIIEAENILPLLKEYQSKGRKVNVLFSFPLFPSAASRLADLSAQLGPDSISLMIDHPDQLVSAATIAHTTGAYPPLVFIKIDGGYHRAGVQPSPSFATGESTQGDSSHPSEVLIDAVLEAEKQNKCVLHGVYIHAGHSYGTRTDWAALGYLAQEFQICLDFAEAIRKRSPGHKLVLSVGATPTATTIQHPSIISSGDNNNNNNGDSSVQKLKEFIIAQSKRENPFSLEVHAGVYSTLDLQQLATHARDSSLLKADDIAISVLAEIASLYPSRGKNSTTEALINAGCLALGREPVTDKGSIPGVDYSGWGFLMPWGGNLTSNPTPGPDFPRVHPGWQVGKVSQEHGILVWDGKPEDEIPLQYGQRVRIWPNHSCIAGACFDWYLIVDSRSKGREDEVVDVWPRWRGW, from the exons ATGAACATCAACTACCTCGTATCCAGCATTTCCCGCCAACCAGCTAAACCTCGTGAGCCTCACAACCTATTCAAAGACACAAGCAAAATGGAGTCGCCCACGTCCGATGCCTCCCTCAAGGAGCAGCTCAAAAGCACATTCGTGGGCAAGACACTCGACCAAGTCCCCACCCCATCAGTGATCCTCGATCTGGCCAAACTCGAGACGAACTGCAATGGAATGCTGGAAGCCACGGAGAAACTTGGTCTGCTCTGGCGGGCTCACATAAAGACGCACAAA ACAACAGAGCTCACCCGCCTCCAAGTCGGCAATGACAAGTCCACTCCTGTGAACATTGTCGTCTCAACCATCATCGAAGCAGAGAATATCCTCCCATTGCTTAAAGAATACCAGTCCAAGGGGAGAAAAGTCAACGtgctcttctcctttcccCTCTTCCCTTCCGCGGCCTCTCGACTAGCCGATCTATCTGCGCAGTTAGGACCGGATTCCATCTCTCTTATGATTGACCACCCTGACCAACTCGTTTCTGCCGCAACTATTGCTCACACAACGGGTGCTTACCCCCCTCTGGTGTTCATCAAGATTGACGGTGGCTACCACCGAGCAGGCGTACAGCCCTCTCCCAGTTTCGCCACGGGGGAGTCAACCCAGGGGGACAGCAGCCACCCTTCCGAAGTCCTCATCGACGCCGTTCTCGAAGCggagaaacaaaacaagtgTGTCTTGCACGGGGTGTACATCCACGCAGGCCACAGCTACGGCACCAGGACTGACTGGGCTGCATTGGGCTATCTAGCCCAGGAATTCCAAATCTGTCTCGACTTTGCCGAAGCGATCAGAAAACGAAGCCCAGGGCATAAGCTAGTCCTTTCCGTTGGTGCGACACCTACCGCAACCACCATCCAGCACCCTAGCATCATCTCATCTggtgacaacaacaacaacaacaacggtgATAGTTCAGTTCAGAAACTAAAAGAATTCATCATCGCCCAgtcaaaaagagaaaacccATTCAGCCTTGAAGTCCACGCCGGGGTTTA TTCAACCCTCGACCTCCAACAACTCGCCACCCACGCCCGggactcctccctcctcaaggcTGACGACATCGCCATCAGTGTCCTAGCAGAAATAGCCTCCCTCTACCCCTCCCGCGGCAaaaactccaccaccgaagCCCTCATCAACGCCGGCTGCCTCGCCCTCGGCAGAGAACCCGTCACCGACAAGGGCAGCATCCCCGGAGTGGATTACTCCGGCTGGGGCTTTCTTATGCCCTGGGGCGGTAACCTCACCTCTAACCCCACCCCAGGTCCTGACTTTCCCCGTGTTCACCCCGGTTGGCAAGTGGGCAAAGTCTCCCAGGAACATGGCATCTTGGTGTGGGATGGTAAACCCGAAGACGAGATCCCGCTGCAGTATGGACAGAGGGTGAGAATCTGGCCTAATCACAGCTGCATCGCGGGCGCGTGCTTTGATTGGTATTTGATTGTAGACAGTAGgagcaaggggagggaggacgaggtggtggatgtttgGCCtaggtggaggggatggtaG